A stretch of the Bradyrhizobium sp. CCBAU 53351 genome encodes the following:
- a CDS encoding LacI family DNA-binding transcriptional regulator — translation MRLTNAKSVKQGIRAVAARAGVSTASVSRALNNPDAVSPSLRARIEQAIDALGYIPHAPARILSSRRSRTLGAIVPTIDNTMFARGIASLQQYLSSVGYMLFLTTSGYDLDVELQQARNLISRGVDGLVLRGDCHHDGLRKLLADNAVPFINVGIYQPDRPYPCVGTDNEAAAHRAAAHVIELGHRRIGIVSALQRNNDRASARVAGFRRALAENGIELPPQWHVEVPYTLDDAREAARHLLNLKDRPTAVVCGNDVIAYGVLLEAERDGFSVPRDLSVVGFDDLDWSRHLRPSLTTIHVPTGETWQRAGEYLVRSLAGEQTIMHREIDFSLVVRESTAPPPKPLK, via the coding sequence ATGAGACTGACCAACGCCAAGTCGGTGAAACAGGGTATCCGCGCCGTCGCGGCGCGTGCCGGCGTGTCAACGGCATCGGTCTCGCGTGCCCTCAACAATCCCGATGCGGTGAGCCCCTCCCTGCGCGCGCGCATCGAGCAGGCCATCGACGCGCTCGGCTACATCCCGCACGCGCCGGCACGCATCTTGTCGTCGCGCCGCTCGCGCACCCTTGGCGCGATCGTGCCGACCATCGACAACACGATGTTCGCGCGCGGCATCGCCTCGCTGCAGCAATACCTGTCCTCGGTCGGATACATGCTGTTTCTCACCACCAGCGGCTACGATCTCGACGTCGAATTGCAGCAGGCGCGCAATCTGATCAGCCGCGGCGTCGACGGCCTTGTGCTGCGCGGCGACTGCCATCACGACGGCCTGCGAAAACTGCTCGCCGACAACGCCGTGCCCTTCATCAATGTCGGCATCTACCAGCCTGACCGGCCCTACCCCTGCGTCGGCACCGACAACGAAGCCGCCGCCCATCGCGCCGCCGCGCATGTCATCGAGCTCGGCCATCGCCGTATCGGCATCGTCTCGGCGCTCCAGCGCAACAACGACCGCGCCAGCGCCCGCGTCGCGGGCTTTCGCCGCGCGCTCGCCGAGAACGGCATCGAGCTTCCGCCGCAATGGCATGTCGAGGTGCCCTATACGCTGGACGACGCACGCGAGGCGGCACGCCATCTCCTGAACCTGAAGGACCGTCCGACGGCCGTGGTGTGCGGCAACGACGTCATCGCCTATGGCGTGCTGCTCGAGGCGGAGCGCGACGGGTTCTCCGTGCCGCGCGACCTGTCAGTGGTCGGCTTCGACGACCTCGACTGGAGCAGGCATCTGCGGCCGAGCCTGACCACGATCCATGTTCCGACCGGAGAAACCTGGCAGCGCGCCGGCGAATATCTGGTGCGCAGCCTCGCCGGCGAGCAGACCATCATGCACCGCGAGATCGACTTCTCGCTCGTGGTCCGCGAATCGACAGCTCCGCCTCCGAAACCCCTGAAGTGA
- a CDS encoding ABC transporter ATP-binding protein: MASISIRNLTKRYGNFTVIPDLNLEIADHEFVVFVGPSGCGKSTLLRIIAGLEPISSGDLYIGDKRVNGVQAAQRDIAMVFQDYALYPHMKVYDNMSFALELRGVPKAEIDARVKRAAALLHIEPYLDRKPKELSGGQRQRVAMGRAIVRNPKAFLFDEPLSNLDAKLRGQVRAEVKALSQELKTTMVFVTHDQIEAMTMADRIVVLQSGTIQQYDTPETVYERPANQFVAGFIGSPAMNFFPVEWRGEGAILSQGATAVPLDGGTASRLRQAGSAVLGVRPEHFAVAADAADGIAINIRLVEPLGSDTLIHFDLAGGSAIARVDPALRPKVGDRITLRPQPGKTHLFDAANGQVLR; the protein is encoded by the coding sequence ATGGCCTCGATCTCGATCCGCAATCTCACCAAGCGCTATGGCAATTTCACCGTGATCCCCGATCTCAATCTGGAGATCGCGGACCATGAATTCGTTGTCTTCGTCGGTCCGTCCGGCTGCGGCAAGTCGACCTTGCTGCGGATCATCGCCGGCCTCGAGCCGATCTCGTCGGGAGACCTCTACATAGGCGACAAGCGCGTCAACGGCGTGCAGGCCGCGCAGCGCGATATTGCGATGGTGTTCCAGGACTACGCGCTCTATCCGCACATGAAGGTCTACGACAATATGTCGTTTGCGCTGGAGTTGCGTGGAGTGCCGAAGGCGGAGATCGACGCCCGCGTGAAGCGCGCCGCGGCGCTGTTGCACATCGAGCCTTATCTCGACCGCAAGCCGAAGGAACTGTCCGGCGGCCAGCGCCAGCGTGTCGCCATGGGCCGTGCCATCGTGCGCAACCCTAAGGCTTTCCTGTTCGACGAGCCGCTGTCCAACCTCGACGCCAAGCTGCGCGGGCAGGTTCGCGCCGAGGTCAAGGCGCTGTCGCAGGAGTTGAAGACCACCATGGTCTTCGTCACCCACGACCAGATCGAAGCCATGACCATGGCTGATCGCATCGTTGTACTCCAGAGCGGAACGATCCAACAGTACGACACGCCGGAGACGGTTTACGAGCGGCCGGCCAACCAGTTCGTCGCCGGCTTCATCGGCTCGCCCGCGATGAATTTTTTTCCGGTCGAGTGGCGCGGGGAGGGAGCGATCCTCTCGCAAGGCGCGACGGCGGTGCCGCTGGATGGCGGGACCGCGAGCCGACTCCGCCAGGCCGGCAGCGCCGTGCTCGGCGTCCGCCCCGAGCATTTCGCCGTCGCCGCCGATGCGGCCGATGGCATCGCCATCAACATCAGGCTGGTCGAGCCGCTCGGCTCGGACACGCTGATTCATTTCGATCTCGCCGGCGGCTCCGCCATCGCGCGGGTCGATCCGGCTCTGCGGCCGAAGGTCGGCGATCGCATCACGCTACGCCCGCAGCCAGGCAAGACGCATCTGTTCGATGCCGCCAATGGACAGGTCCTGCGGTGA
- a CDS encoding ABC transporter substrate-binding protein, which produces MKARMLATHVALPVLAIAAISAQANAADFDWTKFKGKTITFLANNNPVSQALLTYKADFEKLTGMTLKVDAYQEQQMRQRLVTVMNANSDEVDVFMTLPSREGEQFAAAGWYGDLTAMAKNEVAKDYDPAGLSQALLKAATFGGKLTSMPMNIEGPIFYYRTDIFKKCGLEAPKTIKDVETAAEKIKTCDSAVTPFVSRGLKPAVAYTFSNMLHNIGGTYIANGKSNLCSAKGREALDTYSRLLRDFGPPGVVNYSFQQISALYRSGRAAMAFESSNELRTVMDGGARLKDTGLLPFPAGEAGQVPTTIGWGMAVSSHSKQPEAAWYFVQWATSPEVQKKMALQGIAPPRPSVAKDPEYRKWIDEEPVRKEWQATLDVLATKGSSEVGYPIVANPESREFIGQAVQDLILKQKPIEQACADADKALDALIAQK; this is translated from the coding sequence ATGAAGGCCAGGATGCTCGCGACGCATGTCGCGTTGCCCGTTCTCGCGATTGCCGCGATCAGCGCACAGGCGAACGCGGCCGATTTCGACTGGACGAAGTTCAAGGGCAAGACGATCACCTTTCTCGCCAACAACAATCCGGTCTCGCAGGCGCTGCTGACCTACAAGGCCGATTTCGAGAAGTTGACCGGCATGACCCTGAAGGTCGACGCCTATCAGGAGCAGCAGATGCGCCAGCGTCTGGTCACGGTCATGAATGCGAACAGCGACGAGGTCGACGTCTTCATGACGCTGCCCTCGCGCGAGGGCGAGCAGTTCGCCGCCGCCGGCTGGTACGGCGATCTCACCGCGATGGCCAAGAACGAGGTCGCCAAGGACTACGATCCAGCCGGGCTGAGCCAGGCGCTGCTCAAGGCCGCGACCTTCGGCGGCAAGTTGACCAGCATGCCGATGAACATCGAGGGCCCGATCTTCTACTACCGCACCGACATCTTCAAGAAGTGCGGTCTCGAAGCGCCCAAGACCATCAAGGACGTCGAAACCGCCGCCGAGAAGATCAAGACCTGCGACAGCGCGGTGACGCCGTTCGTCTCGCGCGGCCTCAAGCCCGCGGTAGCCTATACGTTCAGCAACATGCTGCACAATATCGGAGGCACGTACATCGCCAATGGCAAGTCGAACCTCTGCTCGGCCAAGGGCAGGGAAGCGCTCGACACCTACAGCCGACTGCTGCGCGACTTCGGCCCGCCCGGCGTCGTCAATTACAGCTTCCAGCAAATCTCCGCACTCTACCGCAGCGGCCGCGCCGCGATGGCGTTTGAGTCCTCGAACGAACTGCGCACGGTGATGGACGGCGGCGCGCGCCTGAAGGATACCGGCCTGCTGCCGTTCCCGGCCGGCGAAGCCGGCCAGGTGCCGACCACGATCGGCTGGGGCATGGCGGTGTCCTCGCACAGCAAGCAGCCGGAGGCGGCCTGGTACTTCGTGCAATGGGCGACCAGCCCCGAAGTGCAGAAGAAGATGGCGCTCCAGGGCATCGCCCCGCCGCGCCCGTCGGTCGCCAAGGATCCTGAATATCGCAAGTGGATCGACGAGGAGCCGGTTCGCAAGGAATGGCAGGCCACGCTCGACGTGCTCGCCACCAAGGGGTCCTCCGAGGTCGGCTATCCCATCGTCGCCAATCCGGAATCGCGTGAGTTCATTGGCCAGGCGGTGCAGGACCTCATCCTGAAGCAGAAGCCGATCGAGCAGGCCTGCGCCGATGCCGACAAGGCGCTCGATGCATTGATTGCCCAGAAGTAA
- a CDS encoding carbohydrate ABC transporter permease yields MSDTAATLTQDRQKLEMAALSAPAVLFTVAMIAFPVVYTIWLGFQTFTSTGKQSFAGLANYSKLISDVEFWHGLWITIALFMLSLALQLVFGVWLALVLFHAKRLAGIVRSLFISPFMMPPVVAGMMWLVILDPSLGAANYVLQSFGLPPSDWLASPTWVIPTVALIDSWQWTPYVALIVLGGLQSLPPSVYEAAQIDGASAFKTFQRITLPLLLPTIVTAAILRSVDLLRFFDIIYITTQGGPGNASNTLNIYGFRVGFEFFNIGYASALMLTLTAIVFGAVLAFNRLRGAVAW; encoded by the coding sequence ATGTCGGACACGGCTGCGACACTCACGCAGGACCGGCAGAAGCTGGAGATGGCGGCGCTTTCGGCGCCGGCCGTACTGTTCACGGTCGCGATGATCGCGTTTCCGGTCGTCTATACGATCTGGCTCGGCTTCCAGACGTTCACCTCGACCGGCAAGCAGTCGTTCGCAGGCCTCGCCAATTATTCCAAGCTGATCTCCGACGTCGAGTTCTGGCACGGGCTGTGGATCACCATCGCGCTGTTCATGCTGTCGCTCGCGCTCCAGCTCGTGTTCGGCGTCTGGCTCGCGCTGGTGCTGTTCCATGCCAAGCGTCTGGCGGGCATCGTGCGCTCGCTGTTCATCTCACCCTTCATGATGCCGCCTGTCGTGGCCGGGATGATGTGGCTGGTGATCCTCGACCCCTCGCTGGGCGCGGCCAACTACGTCCTGCAATCGTTCGGCCTGCCGCCGTCGGACTGGCTGGCCTCGCCGACATGGGTGATTCCGACCGTGGCGCTGATCGACAGCTGGCAGTGGACGCCCTACGTCGCATTGATCGTGCTGGGCGGCCTGCAGTCGCTGCCGCCGAGCGTCTACGAGGCCGCGCAGATCGACGGCGCATCGGCGTTCAAGACCTTCCAGCGCATCACCTTGCCCTTGCTGCTGCCGACCATCGTCACTGCGGCGATCCTGCGCAGCGTCGATCTCCTGCGCTTCTTCGACATCATCTACATCACCACCCAGGGCGGCCCGGGCAATGCCTCGAACACGCTCAACATCTACGGCTTCCGGGTCGGTTTCGAGTTCTTCAATATCGGCTATGCGAGCGCGCTGATGCTGACGCTGACCGCGATCGTGTTCGGCGCCGTGCTCGCCTTCAATCGCCTGCGCGGCGCGGTGGCGTGGTGA
- a CDS encoding carbohydrate ABC transporter permease, with protein sequence MSDAANTDRWIRWLNTLQLVLAGVLIMAPTVWMVLSSFKPSFEVTAYPPTLIFSPTLENYVELTRTTPFLSYALNSLIVTVGSTALGLLFGIPAAFAVSWTRITWPAILTLAARMAPGTLFLLPWYVMFRQIGMIGSYTALILSHAVITLPIVIWVLLPSFDAIPRSVFEAAQVDGCSVMRILWRIAMPLVASGIAVSAILAFVFSWNYFLFALVLSNGDTKTLIAAAFNFIGEGSTQWGALMAAATLIALPPLVLAALVQRWLVSGLTLGAVKG encoded by the coding sequence ATGAGCGATGCCGCCAACACCGATCGCTGGATCCGCTGGCTCAACACGCTGCAGCTCGTGCTCGCCGGCGTGCTCATCATGGCGCCGACGGTGTGGATGGTACTGTCGTCGTTCAAGCCGTCCTTCGAGGTCACGGCCTATCCTCCCACGCTGATCTTCTCGCCGACGCTCGAGAATTACGTCGAGCTGACCAGGACCACGCCGTTCCTGAGCTACGCGCTCAACAGCCTCATCGTCACCGTCGGCTCGACCGCGCTCGGGCTGCTGTTCGGAATTCCTGCCGCCTTCGCCGTTTCCTGGACGCGGATCACGTGGCCGGCGATCCTGACGCTCGCCGCGCGCATGGCGCCGGGCACGCTGTTCCTGCTGCCGTGGTACGTCATGTTCCGGCAGATCGGCATGATCGGCTCCTACACCGCGCTGATCCTCAGCCACGCGGTCATCACGCTGCCGATCGTGATCTGGGTGCTGTTGCCGTCGTTCGACGCCATTCCGCGCAGTGTCTTCGAAGCCGCGCAGGTCGATGGGTGCAGCGTCATGCGCATCCTCTGGCGCATCGCGATGCCCCTGGTGGCGTCCGGGATCGCGGTCTCGGCGATCCTCGCCTTCGTGTTTTCGTGGAACTACTTCCTGTTTGCGCTGGTGCTCTCCAATGGCGACACCAAGACGCTGATCGCGGCGGCCTTCAACTTCATCGGCGAAGGCTCGACGCAATGGGGCGCCCTCATGGCCGCGGCGACGCTGATCGCATTGCCGCCGCTGGTGCTGGCGGCCCTGGTTCAGCGCTGGCTGGTGTCCGGACTGACGCTCGGCGCGGTGAAAGGCTGA
- a CDS encoding tagatose 1,6-diphosphate aldolase has protein sequence MRTIGKNRGLARLADADGHFRMVALDQRPPLFDAIAKAKGITREQVEYSDVTAAKRLLVENLAPHCSSMLFDPNFAVPAAIDLLPPRCGLIMTLEEHRVEETAGGRKSRAISNWSVDKIRAMGGDAVKVLAWYRPDADAAVNEHQKKFVREIGEDCARHDIPYVLELLVYPFLGSANHTADYVESPGKLPGLVIDSVREFAKPEYGVDLLKLESPLAANGLPARDGSADAKAAQKEFDAIGDICRERSIPWVLLSGGAAPEKFERVLEYSYAAGASGFLAGRTIWLDAVLKNFPDRAAVAASLRKDGLNVLDRLSELTTAKGTAWKARYPVFTDIKQEGDFARAY, from the coding sequence ATGAGAACGATTGGAAAAAACCGCGGCCTGGCACGGCTTGCCGATGCGGATGGCCATTTTCGCATGGTCGCGCTGGACCAGCGGCCGCCATTGTTCGATGCCATCGCCAAAGCGAAAGGTATCACGCGGGAGCAGGTCGAATATTCCGATGTGACGGCGGCGAAGCGCCTCCTGGTCGAGAATCTCGCGCCGCATTGCAGCTCGATGCTGTTCGATCCGAACTTTGCGGTCCCCGCCGCAATCGATCTGCTGCCGCCACGGTGCGGCCTGATCATGACACTGGAAGAGCACCGCGTCGAGGAGACCGCGGGTGGCCGCAAGTCGCGTGCGATCAGCAACTGGAGCGTGGACAAGATCCGCGCCATGGGCGGCGACGCCGTCAAGGTGCTGGCCTGGTACCGGCCGGACGCCGATGCTGCGGTGAACGAGCACCAGAAGAAGTTCGTCCGCGAGATCGGCGAAGACTGTGCCCGCCACGATATTCCCTACGTGCTCGAGCTGCTGGTCTATCCGTTTCTTGGCAGCGCCAACCACACCGCCGACTACGTGGAATCGCCCGGCAAGCTGCCGGGCCTCGTCATCGACAGCGTGCGCGAGTTTGCGAAGCCCGAATATGGCGTCGACCTCCTCAAGCTGGAGAGCCCGCTCGCGGCCAACGGCCTGCCGGCCCGCGACGGCAGCGCTGACGCGAAAGCCGCGCAGAAGGAGTTCGATGCGATCGGCGATATCTGCCGCGAGCGCAGCATCCCCTGGGTGCTGCTGTCCGGCGGCGCCGCGCCGGAAAAGTTCGAGCGCGTGCTTGAGTACTCCTATGCCGCCGGCGCGAGCGGCTTTCTCGCGGGCCGCACCATCTGGCTCGATGCCGTGCTGAAGAACTTCCCGGACCGCGCGGCGGTGGCAGCCAGCCTGCGCAAGGACGGCCTCAACGTGCTCGACCGGCTCAGCGAACTGACCACGGCCAAGGGCACGGCCTGGAAGGCGCGTTATCCTGTCTTCACCGACATCAAGCAGGAAGGTGACTTCGCGCGCGCTTACTGA
- a CDS encoding zinc-binding dehydrogenase, which produces MTITPRPNSIMQAAVFHGNDRITIERVAIPEIGTGEVLVRVSRTALCGSDFKLWHKGAEFTAGHEIFGVVEQPGHRLHSRRCAVYIPLHCDRCAACKRGDTQMCLEVSSLIGWNRPGGYAEYVPVPENCLLPVPDDIEDSLAPLLLDTIGTSGHAVRFVSRVVPPRETGPVLVMGAGPVGLGVVLALRALGYDDVHVADPNAARLKIAQSFGAKAHPVGDISTRFALIVECSGAHVARNLGIELVLPRGALVLVGENAAPWTIEEGKVFRRKDFYMIRTFYFPVSDFEPNVELLRKYKDEYRVLVDGEFGLSALPENFDRFAKGELIKPVLALD; this is translated from the coding sequence ATGACCATAACCCCCCGTCCGAATTCGATCATGCAGGCCGCCGTCTTCCACGGCAACGACCGCATCACCATCGAGCGCGTGGCGATTCCCGAGATCGGCACCGGCGAGGTGCTGGTGCGCGTCTCGCGCACCGCTCTGTGCGGTTCGGATTTCAAGCTCTGGCACAAGGGCGCCGAGTTTACCGCCGGCCACGAAATCTTCGGTGTCGTCGAGCAGCCCGGTCACAGGCTGCACAGCCGCCGCTGCGCTGTCTACATCCCCCTGCATTGCGACCGTTGCGCGGCGTGCAAACGCGGCGACACCCAGATGTGCCTGGAAGTCTCCAGCTTGATCGGCTGGAACAGGCCGGGCGGTTATGCCGAATATGTGCCGGTGCCAGAAAACTGCTTGCTGCCGGTGCCCGATGATATCGAGGACAGTCTCGCGCCGCTGCTGCTCGACACCATCGGCACCTCGGGCCACGCTGTACGCTTCGTCAGTCGCGTCGTGCCGCCACGCGAAACCGGCCCGGTGCTCGTGATGGGGGCAGGGCCCGTCGGTCTCGGCGTCGTGCTGGCGCTCCGTGCGCTCGGCTACGACGACGTCCATGTCGCCGATCCCAATGCGGCGCGGCTCAAGATCGCGCAATCCTTTGGCGCGAAGGCCCACCCCGTCGGCGATATCTCCACGCGTTTCGCGCTCATTGTGGAATGCTCCGGCGCGCACGTGGCGCGCAACCTCGGCATCGAACTGGTGCTGCCGCGCGGCGCCCTGGTGCTGGTCGGCGAGAACGCCGCGCCCTGGACCATCGAGGAAGGCAAGGTCTTCCGCCGCAAGGACTTCTATATGATCCGGACGTTCTACTTCCCGGTCTCGGATTTCGAGCCGAATGTCGAGCTACTGCGCAAGTACAAGGACGAATACCGCGTCCTCGTCGACGGCGAGTTCGGCCTGTCGGCTCTGCCTGAGAATTTCGACCGCTTCGCCAAGGGCGAGTTGATCAAGCCCGTGCTGGCGCTGGACTGA
- a CDS encoding mandelate racemase/muconate lactonizing enzyme family protein: protein MTDSFTIRSIEAFCYRYPLATPVVTSFGKMLNRPAVFVRVIDEDGVEGWGEAWSNFPAPGAEHRARLVTEVLAPGLVGRKFEGPAQAFETLTKGTKVLALQCGEPGPFAQAISGIDLALWDLAARRKRLPLWRLLGGQSGKIKVYASGINPGGAAQTAEAALKRGHRALKLKVGFGAETDLANLTALRGIVGAGMLATDANQGWSVDQALEMLPRLAAFDLRWLEEPIRADRPREEWRRLRAAAKMAIAAGENISSVEDFKEVLAEDVLGVVQPDIAKWGGLTVCVELARQILGVGKTFCPHYLGGGIGLLASAHLLAAVGGDGWLEVDANDNPLRDLFCGPVADVREGGIELNQNPGLGILPDLSAIERYRSI from the coding sequence ATGACTGACAGCTTCACCATCCGCTCGATCGAGGCGTTCTGCTATCGCTATCCGCTGGCCACGCCGGTGGTGACGTCGTTCGGCAAGATGCTCAACCGTCCTGCGGTCTTCGTTCGCGTGATCGACGAAGACGGGGTCGAGGGATGGGGCGAAGCCTGGTCCAATTTTCCAGCCCCGGGCGCGGAGCACCGCGCCCGGCTGGTCACCGAAGTGCTGGCGCCCGGCCTGGTCGGACGCAAATTCGAGGGGCCCGCCCAGGCTTTCGAAACCCTGACCAAGGGCACCAAGGTGCTGGCGCTCCAGTGCGGCGAGCCCGGTCCGTTCGCGCAGGCGATCTCCGGCATTGATCTCGCGCTGTGGGATCTCGCGGCGCGACGCAAGCGCCTGCCGTTGTGGCGGCTGCTCGGCGGCCAATCCGGCAAGATCAAGGTCTATGCCAGCGGCATCAATCCCGGCGGTGCCGCGCAGACGGCGGAAGCCGCGCTCAAGCGCGGCCATCGCGCGCTGAAGCTGAAGGTCGGGTTTGGCGCCGAGACTGATCTGGCCAACCTCACCGCGCTGCGCGGCATCGTCGGCGCGGGCATGCTGGCCACCGACGCCAATCAGGGCTGGTCGGTGGATCAAGCCCTGGAGATGCTGCCGCGCCTCGCCGCGTTCGATCTGCGCTGGCTGGAGGAGCCGATCCGCGCCGACCGGCCGCGCGAGGAATGGCGCAGGTTGCGGGCAGCCGCGAAGATGGCGATTGCCGCCGGCGAAAACATCTCCAGCGTGGAAGATTTCAAAGAGGTCCTGGCCGAAGACGTGCTCGGCGTAGTCCAGCCCGATATCGCCAAATGGGGCGGGCTTACCGTTTGCGTAGAACTCGCCCGCCAAATCCTGGGGGTAGGCAAGACGTTCTGTCCGCACTATCTCGGCGGAGGCATCGGCCTGCTTGCGTCTGCACATCTGCTCGCGGCTGTCGGCGGTGATGGCTGGCTGGAGGTCGATGCCAATGATAATCCGTTGCGCGATTTGTTTTGCGGCCCGGTTGCCGATGTGAGGGAGGGCGGGATTGAATTGAACCAAAATCCCGGGCTTGGAATACTGCCTGATCTCTCCGCTATCGAGCGCTATCGCAGCATCTAG
- a CDS encoding sugar kinase, whose product MSASADIAALSALAHVASGAKAVHVICLGLSALDQVWRVDRPFAGGSEKIKATEYGTLGGGMAANASIAVAKLGASVAFWGRAGDDAAGHEMTSAFTAEGVDVENFRLFPGGRSSVSGIIVDSSGERQIVNFRGLFPEAAGWLPLEAVAQASSVLADPRWVEGAATLFREARARGIPTVLDGDMADAEVFERLLPLTDHAIFSEPALTAFAGSADDKSLAGLARFGCRVVAVTRGEGGVSWYEDAQLHQQAAYAVDVVDTTGAGDVFHGAYALAIGAGLDGRAAMAFSAATAAMKCRHAGGRNGIPTINECLVFMRKMP is encoded by the coding sequence GTGAGCGCGTCAGCCGACATTGCAGCTCTCTCGGCGCTGGCGCATGTCGCTTCCGGTGCGAAGGCCGTGCACGTGATCTGCCTCGGGTTGTCCGCGCTCGACCAGGTCTGGCGCGTCGATCGCCCGTTCGCTGGCGGGAGCGAGAAGATCAAGGCCACCGAATACGGTACGCTCGGCGGTGGCATGGCGGCCAACGCGAGCATCGCGGTGGCGAAGCTCGGCGCGTCCGTCGCATTCTGGGGCCGGGCAGGGGACGACGCCGCCGGTCACGAGATGACATCGGCTTTCACCGCCGAAGGCGTCGACGTCGAGAATTTCCGGCTGTTTCCTGGCGGCCGTTCGTCGGTCTCCGGAATCATCGTCGACAGCTCCGGTGAACGGCAGATCGTCAACTTTCGCGGCCTTTTTCCGGAAGCCGCGGGCTGGCTCCCGCTCGAGGCCGTGGCGCAGGCGTCCTCCGTGCTGGCCGACCCGCGCTGGGTCGAGGGCGCCGCGACGCTGTTCAGGGAAGCGCGCGCACGCGGCATTCCGACCGTGCTCGACGGCGACATGGCCGACGCCGAGGTGTTCGAGCGGCTGCTGCCGCTGACCGACCATGCGATCTTTTCCGAGCCCGCACTGACGGCTTTTGCCGGCTCCGCTGACGACAAATCCCTGGCAGGGCTTGCGCGCTTCGGCTGCCGCGTCGTCGCCGTCACGCGCGGCGAGGGCGGCGTGAGCTGGTACGAGGACGCACAGCTACACCAGCAGGCCGCCTACGCGGTCGACGTCGTCGACACCACAGGCGCGGGCGACGTCTTTCACGGCGCTTATGCGCTCGCGATCGGCGCCGGTCTCGATGGGCGCGCTGCCATGGCGTTTTCGGCGGCCACCGCCGCCATGAAATGCCGTCACGCCGGCGGCCGCAACGGAATCCCTACCATCAACGAGTGTCTTGTATTCATGAGGAAGATGCCATGA
- a CDS encoding SDR family NAD(P)-dependent oxidoreductase, translated as MSSNFSLAPGFHAVVIGGAGDIGAAISNQFCDLGATVTATGANEADLARTLLKPRGGLTLATLDVTDDAAVTAFAKKQERVDALVNCAGILARDKEFEIETFMKVINVNLAGTFRTCMAFQPLLSEFRGSIVNIASMNATLALPRIPAYCASKGGVVMLTKALALKWAEDGIRVNAVAPGYIETAINAAGRTDLAHYQRIADRTAFKRWGQPEDIAGAVAFLCMPASQYATGTVVAVDGGFLAG; from the coding sequence ATGAGTTCGAATTTTTCTCTCGCCCCCGGATTCCATGCCGTCGTGATCGGCGGCGCCGGCGACATTGGCGCGGCGATCAGCAACCAGTTCTGCGATCTCGGCGCGACAGTCACGGCGACCGGCGCCAACGAGGCTGACCTCGCCCGCACGCTGCTCAAGCCGCGCGGCGGCCTGACCCTGGCGACGCTTGATGTCACGGATGATGCGGCTGTCACGGCGTTTGCCAAGAAGCAGGAGCGCGTCGACGCCCTGGTCAATTGTGCCGGCATTCTGGCACGGGACAAGGAATTCGAGATCGAGACCTTCATGAAGGTGATCAACGTCAACCTCGCCGGCACGTTCCGGACCTGCATGGCATTCCAGCCGCTACTGTCGGAATTCAGAGGCTCGATCGTCAACATCGCCTCGATGAACGCGACCCTGGCCTTGCCGCGGATACCGGCCTATTGCGCTAGCAAGGGCGGTGTGGTGATGCTGACCAAGGCACTGGCTTTGAAGTGGGCCGAAGACGGCATTCGCGTCAACGCTGTTGCACCCGGCTATATCGAAACAGCGATCAATGCCGCCGGCCGCACCGACCTTGCGCATTATCAGCGCATCGCCGACCGTACCGCGTTCAAGCGCTGGGGTCAGCCGGAGGACATTGCCGGGGCCGTCGCGTTCCTCTGCATGCCGGCGTCGCAATATGCGACCGGAACTGTTGTGGCGGTGGACGGAGGGTTTCTGGCTGGATGA